One segment of Pseudobythopirellula maris DNA contains the following:
- a CDS encoding ABC transporter permease, with translation MLNYLIRRLMIGAMTLAMITFVIFALVRNMPGTPLTLAEGGDPSRQMSPESLARLEKLYGLDKPWPQAYVVWIGNLVRGDMGRSISRKEPVAKLIGDRVPATLLLTVTSLVLTYLLAIPLGLWSTVKSNTAAERGMSTVLYMLYSLPSFVAALYLQIVFAVKLGWMPLTGIVDTQTYESLSFWGKTLDVAHHAILPVACFTYGSLAYYTRFIKANMEEAIRQDYVRTARAKGLSPARVIVHHAFRNTLIPLVTLMGLTLPSLLSGGIILERIFAWPGMGTLFFESIGERDYPTIMGLTLVFSLLTLVGQLLADILYAVVDPRVTYH, from the coding sequence ATGCTCAACTACCTGATCCGGCGCCTGATGATCGGCGCGATGACGCTGGCGATGATCACGTTTGTGATCTTCGCCCTGGTGCGCAACATGCCCGGCACGCCGCTCACCCTGGCCGAGGGGGGCGACCCCAGCCGACAGATGAGCCCCGAGAGCCTCGCCCGGCTCGAGAAGCTCTACGGCCTCGACAAGCCGTGGCCGCAGGCGTACGTGGTGTGGATCGGCAACCTCGTGCGCGGCGACATGGGACGCTCCATCTCGCGCAAGGAGCCGGTGGCCAAGCTGATCGGCGACCGCGTCCCCGCCACGCTCCTGCTCACCGTCACGTCGCTGGTGCTCACTTACTTGTTGGCGATCCCCCTTGGGCTGTGGTCGACCGTGAAGAGCAACACGGCGGCTGAACGCGGCATGAGCACGGTGCTTTACATGCTCTACTCACTGCCGTCGTTCGTGGCTGCGCTCTACCTGCAGATCGTGTTCGCCGTGAAGCTCGGCTGGATGCCGCTCACCGGCATCGTCGACACCCAGACGTACGAGAGCCTCTCGTTCTGGGGCAAGACGCTCGACGTCGCCCACCACGCCATCTTGCCCGTGGCCTGCTTTACCTACGGTTCGCTGGCGTACTACACCCGCTTCATCAAAGCCAACATGGAAGAGGCGATCCGCCAGGATTACGTGCGCACCGCCCGCGCCAAGGGGCTCTCGCCCGCGCGGGTGATCGTGCACCACGCCTTCCGCAACACGCTGATCCCGCTCGTCACGCTCATGGGGCTCACGCTCCCCTCGCTGCTGTCGGGCGGCATCATCCTCGAGAGGATCTTCGCCTGGCCCGGCATGGGGACGCTGTTCTTCGAGTCGATCGGCGAACGCGACTACCCAACGATCATGGGCCTGACGCTCGTCTTCTCGCTGCTGACGCTCGTCGGCCAGTTGCTCGCCGATATCCTCTACGCGGTGGTCGATCCGCGGGTCACGTACCACTGA